The Brachyspira hyodysenteriae ATCC 27164 sequence CTTGTAAAGCGGCATCTGATGCAGGATTATCTCCTCATATCACAGTAATGCTTGGTTATCCTTGGGAAACAGAAGAAGATATTGAAAAAACTTATGAGCTTACAAAAAAACTTCTTTTAAAAGGCTATGCTAAAACTATGCAAGCTACAATAATAATTCCATATCCTGGTACTGAATTATTTAATCAATGTAAAAGAGAAAATTGGCTTACCACAGAAAATTGGGAAGATTATGATATGCGTACTGCTATAATGAAAACTGATGTAGGCGAAGAAAAAATCAAATGCTGGATACAAAAACTTTATAATCTTAGCTTTACTCCGCAATTTTTAATGCATAAAGTATTATCAATTAGGGATTTAGATGATATTAAATATTATTTAAGAGCATTTAAAAAAGTTTCAAAAGGTCATTTAAAAGACTTTGCATAATTTTGTTTTTATTATAAAATAGATAGAACTATTAATCATAAATTTTTATTAATAAATTAAAATAAGGAGTTATTTATGGCTAGAGTTAAATTTATGGAATATGAAGAAGCTCAAGGAAAAGTAAAAGAAGCTTTCGACTATCAATTAAAAAAAAGCGGCAGTGTTACAAATATGAAAAAAGCATTATTAAACGACTATGCTACTTATGAAGCATTTATGGGTTGGTATGTTTCATTTGACAGATTAGTAGAAGTTGTAGGTAAAAGAGCTGCTATGATATTAGCACATTCTGTTTCTACTACTAACGGATGTATGCTTTGTTCTTTATTCTTCATCAGAGATTTAAAAGCTATAGGAGATGATCCTAAAAATCTTAAACTTGATGAAAAAGAACAATTATTATCACAATTAGGTATGCAAATGGTTAAAGACCCTAATGGTGTTACTGATGAACTTATGAATAATCTTAAAAAACATTTCAATGATTCTGAAATAGTTACTATAGTTGGTTTTGCTGCTCAAATGATGGCTACTAACAATTTCAATGCTGTATTAAAAATAGATTTAGATGAATCTTTGATACCTATACAAGGCGAGTTTGAAAAAGAAACTTGGAGAGCAAAAAATAACTAATATATTTAATAATAATTAATTATATAAAAAACAAGGGGATTAATTCTCCTTGTTTTTTTATTATTTTATTACATATATTTTTTATGATAAACTTTATCTATATAATTATTTAGATAATTTTTTTAAAGCTTCTTCTTTATTATTCTTAGCCTTTTCATAATTAGAATCTATTTCTATGGCTTTATCATAATCTTTTAAAGCTTCTTCATATAATCCAATACTATATTTAGCAAATCCTCTGTTATTATATGCCTCTGCAGATTTAGGATTTAATTCTATAACCTTATCATAATTTTTAATTGCCTCTTCATAATCCGACAAATTATAATATGAAAGAGCCCTATTATAATAAGCATTTATATGATTAGAATCCAATTCTATTACTATATCATAATCTTTTATAGCCTCATTATGAAGACCCATATTATTTTTTGCCACTGCTCTATTATAATATGCATCAATATATTTAGGCTCTATATTTATTGCTATATTAAAATCTTCTATAGCATCTTCATATAATCCCAATGCACTTTTTGAATTGCCCCTATTATTATATGCATAAAAATATTGCGGAGATAATTCTATAGCTTTATCAAAATCCTCTATAGCTTCTTTATAAAGCTCCAAATTATATTTTGCTGTTCCTCTATTATTATAGGCATCTGTATATTCATCATATATTTCTAATGCCTTATTTATATCTATTATAGCCTCATTATACAAACCTAATCCTATTTTACATGCTCCCCTATTATTATAAGCATAAGAACTATTTGAATTAGAAATTTCTATAACTTTATTATAGTAACTAATAGCTTCTTCATAAAGCCCAATACTTCTTTTAGCATCACCTATTCCATTATAGGCATATACTTCTGTATCATCCAACTCCAAAACTTTTTTATAATCTTCTATAGCTTCAATATATTTTTTTGACATTAATTTTATAAATGCCCTGTCTATATAAGCATCTATATTATTACTATCTAAAATTATAGCCTTATCAATATCTTTTATAGCCTCTTCATAATAACCCAAATTACCTTTAGCATATCCTCTGTCATCATAAGCCTTTGAATGAGTAGGTACTAATTCTATTACCTTATCATAATCATTTATGGCTGCCTCATAAAGTCCCAAATTAGATTCACAGTTTGCCCTATTATAATAAAGCTCAGCATAATTTTCATCTATTTCTATACCTTTACTATAATAATTAATTGCTTCTTCATAAAATCCCAAAGCCTGTTTAGTAATACCTAGATAATTATATATTTCAGAATTATTTCTATCTTCTTCTAAAGCTTTAATAAATAATGCTGCAGCTTTTTCAAACTGAGTTTCTCTAAATAATTGCAAACCTTCTTCAAAGTATGACATTACATCTTCCTTTATTATGAATAAAAATTATTTATTATTGCTAGCTATAAACTTTTTATTATTAATAAAAATTGTTCGCACCCAATCTCTGACAAGTAAACTTGTCAGACGCTCACAATTTTTTATTTTGAAAGTAGCTAGTAACTAAAGTTATTAGCTGCTTGTGTTTATAGCCTTAAAATTAGTACTATTTATTACAATAATAAATACAAATAAATTTATCAAACTATAACAAAATAACTTTTTATATAAATTTAAATTATTGCTAATAAAAATCAATTATTTTATTCTATTAAAAATAAACTTAATAAATTTTATAACATTCAAAAATTATTATTTTGATTGAGTATTAAAATATTTTTTCTTATTTCTAAATCTTAAACGAATAACTCTAAATAATGCCTCTGCTATAATATTTTTAGACATCTTTGATTGTCCGCTTCTTCTTTCATAAAATATTATAGGTTCTTCTTCTACTTTATATCCATTGCTTTCAAAAGAATAATTCATTTCTATCTGAAAAGAATATCCTGCTGAAAGTATATTATCAAAGTTCATATTTTTTAATACAGATACTCTAAAACATTTAAATCCGCCTGTAATATCCATAATTTTAGAACCTAAGACAAATGAAGCATATCTATTTCCATAATATGAAAGGAAAAGTCTTCTTAAAGGCCAATTTACAACACTTATTCCATTGCAGTATCTTGATCCTATTAATAAATCTAATTTTTCATTTTCCATTCTTTCTATAAATTTAATAACAAAATCAGGATCATGAGAAAAATCAGCATCCATTTCTATTACATAATCAGGATTATATTGAAATGAATGTTTAAATCCAGCGATATATGCAGGTCCAAGTCCTTCTTTCTTTTCTCTTTTTAGTAAATGTACTCTATTATTAGATAAATATTTTTCTACTATACCAGCAGTACCGTCAGGGCTATTATCATCTACAACTAAAATTTCTATATATTCAGGCAATGATAATACTTTATTAAGCATTTTTTCTATATTATCTTTTTCATTATATGTAGGCAATACTATAATGGCTTTCATTTTATATCTGATTCTCTCCTATTTCTTTTTTCTGTCCTTGTTGTTTTTTGCACATTCTTCTTAATATAATTATCTATATTGAACATAATATATTTTACATACCTTACATATGATGTTCTAGGATCTATTATATTTTTGTATGAAAATATTTCATTATTATTATCTATAGTATAGAATACAATATCTCCAAATAAAATAATATCATTATCATCTATTGCATTATCCATACCCATTAAATTAATTTTTATTCCAATAGATATAGATGAATCTATGATCTTATATCCTACTATATACGAATTCTCATAATCTAATTCCATATCAAGAGAATCACTCAAATTCTTAAAAGTCTTTATTTTTACTTCTTTATTTCTATATTTTACAATGATATTTTCTTTTATATCTCCATCTTCAAAAGAGAAATTAATATTCTGCATCTGATTGAAAGGCTGTTTTATTTTTAAATCTGTTAATATTTGTTTAGCTTTTTTTATTTCTTCATCTGTCATTTCTACAGGGCTTGCTAATGATAATTGATATTGTTTATTTAATTTAATTTCTTCATTGTTATCTATTGCATAGAAAGTATTTGCTTTTCTATCATATTTAACTTGTCTTAATATTTTATCATTCTTATTATATATGGTCCATATAAAAATATCTGCTAATGTACTCATAATATAATTTTCTTCAAATATTTTTTTCCAATCATCAGATGACCATTTTTTTCCTGTCATTAATGCTTTATTAAGCCTTGATGCCTGAAATTTATATGTAGCTTTTATATTATTTTTTATACTAAAGAATTCATCTAATAAATTTTTACTTATATTATTAGATTTATCTATTTTAGTTATATATTCTTTTTTCTTATTATCAAATATTTTATCTATATCTAATTTTTCATTTATATATAATGTGAAAGAGCATGAATCATCTTTTAATAATTTCTTGCCCTCTTTATCTATTCCAAAATCAAGTATTATTTTATCAGATAATTTATCCTCAGAAATATCCAATTTTTTAGCAGCAGCTTTGAATGCTAATTTTGAAGTATTCTTTATCTGATAATATTTGAAATTATTTGATATATAATCAATAAGAATAAGAGAATAAAGACTTCCATTAAATGCCAATGTAGATATTGCATAATTAGCAAGAGATATTCTTCCTGATTCACACCATTCTTTCAGATTGTATCCAACTTTTTCTATTTTATAATCTGATTCATATACTAAATATGGAATCATTACATATTTATAAGTTGTGTCAGCACCTTCAAATATCCATCTGTCATATATAGTTTTTATTACATTAATAAAAGAATTAAAGTCAAAATACGAAATTATTTTATCTAAATCTTTTATTTTTGTAGGAGCTTTGAGCCTTGAATATTCTAAGTATATATATTTAATTATTATTATAGGTATAGTTTGATTAGAATTTTTGCTTTTTACACCATATAATAAAGATTCATCTAAACATAATAGATTCTTTTCAAATTTCTTATTATAATTTTTATTTACGAAATTAACTATACTATCAACATCTTTAAAACCTGAATTAATAATTTTTTTATTTTTCCATCTTTTTAAGATATCTCTAGCTAAATCATTATCCAAACTTTTTAAATATTCATAAGATTCTTTTTTCTTACGGTTAATTATTTTTATTGCGGACTTTCTAATACTTGCAGATTTATTTTCTAAAAGTGAGCATAATATTTTACTTGATCCAAAATCTATTTCTTTGCTATAAAGCTCATTTAAAAATGGTATAAAGTTCTTACTGTTTTTTGTAACTCTTTTAACAAAATTTTTATTTGTAAATAGACTTTCGAAATATTCTGAATTCTTTTTGATAAGAGAATAGAAGAAACTATTAAACTCCCTATTTTTTATTTGAACTGCAAATGAATCATAATATGATATTCTATCATTATAAGAATAAAAGAATATATAAGAAATGATAATATCAGCTAAAGTTACATTAAGATTAGTCAAATAATCTAAACTTTCCTGATATGTTGTTGCAAATCCTTCTTTTCTTATTAACATTAAATAAGTTAATGCTTTATAGCTATTAGTTTTAAGTATTATATTAAGAAGTTTTTTAGATTTTTTTGAGTAATCTGATAATAACAAAATATAATATATTCTGTAATTATTCAATATGGATTTCTTTATAAATTCTATATCATTATTACTAGGTGCTCTTTTTATATGATATGGGGTATAGGGTTTCAGGGCACTAAAATAACCAAATGCTGATTTCTTTACATGGAATTTCTTTATTAAATCATATCTCTTATCATCTTCATATATAATATCATCATTTATTACAGTAATACTGTTAGGTGTTCCTAAATGTTCAACTACATTATATTTAACATAATAAGAATCATATATTTTCTGCATTAACAAATCTATTTTTTTATCTGCTATTTTTAAATTAGCTTTTTCATCTTCATTTTTTAGAAGAATTGCTGTTAATATTAAATATATTCCGCAGTTATTACTAGTCTCTAATATTTTATATAATGAATAAAAATATTCTTTATCTTTATTATAAGTATAATTAGCCTCTCTTAGAAAATCCAATGCATATATATCATTTTCTACTATTCCTCTATTGATAACGCATATTTCTTTTTCTAAGTTGTATCCCTCATATCTTTTACTAAATAGAGAACTATTAAATTTTTCCATAAATTACTCTTTAATATATTTTACAAATCATCTCTATTATACTACTATTTAAATAAATAATAAATACTATATTAATTTACATGTTTTTAACAGCCAATTGTCCGCAGCCTGCTAATATTTCCTGTCCTTGTTTAAATCTCTCAACAACTTCTATTCCATTATCTTTTAATATGGATTTAAATCTTAAAATAATATCCTTATTAGGTCTTTGTAATTCAGGAGCATGTTCCACAGGATTCATAGGTATAACATTAACTTTAAAAGGAAATTCCTTCTTTAAATTTACTAGCCTGTACGCATCATTAACTGAATCATTGACATCTTTAATAAGCACCCACTCAAAAGTAATCATTCTTTTACCATTTCTACTATATCTTTTAAGTATTGCCATAAGATTTTCTATAGGATATCTTTTATTAATAGGCATGATTTTATCTCTAACATCATTTTTTAATGAATGTAAGGAAACAGCTAATCTGCAGTCTAAATCTCTTTCTATTAGCTGTTTTATACCTGCCACTTCCCCTGAAGTTGATATTGTAATATGCCTTATTCCTAAATTAAAACCTTTGAATGAATTTATAGTATCTATAGCTTTAAAAAGGTTTTTAGTATTTGCTAAAGGCTCACCCATACCCATAAATACTATAGAATTAACTTTTTTTGTTACAGCTCTCATAAGTAGAAATTCAGCAAGTATCTCATCAGCTGTAAGATTCCTTGATAGCCCCATACTTCCTGTAGCACAGAAAGCACATCCATAACCGCATCCTACCTGAGATGATAGACAAAAAGTTACTCTGTCCTTTTTATTTAAAATAACAGATTCTATTTTTTTCTTATCATACAATGAAATTAACAATTTTTGTGTACCATATTCATCTTCTGATATAGTTTCTATTTTTGAATTGTGAATAAAGTAATATTCATCTAATAAATTTCTCAAATTTTTAGGTATATTGCTCATCTCCTCAAAACTTACTGCATATTTTTTATATATCCAATTAAGTATTTGAGAAGCATGAAATTTAGGAAAATTATTTTCTACACAGAATTTAGATAATTCATCTTCTGAAACATTCATTATAGATATTTTTTTAGCCATATTATAATAGTTAATAACCTTTTTTAATCTTAATTAAATAAAAAAATTATAATAGCTGATAACATATTATTCATAAGCTATCAGCTAACTAGTATTACAAATTAATTATATTATAAAATATTTTTGTGCTTATAACCTATAAGCTATTATTTAACCCCTCAGCAGCTTTTATTAGGAGTGCTTCCTGAATTACCACTTGAAGAACTAGAGCCGCCTTTATTTTTATAATCATTAACGTAGAATCCTTTTCCTTTAAAGATTATACCGCTGTTTAAAGATATCATTCTTTTAGCTTCACTTCCGCATTCAGGGCAAGTTGCTTTAGCTTCAGCGGTTATAGATTGAAATTCTTCAAATTCATGTCCGCATTTTTCACATTTATATTCATAAGTAGGCATAATTTTTTCCTTTTAAACTAAAAATTAAATTATAGTTTAATAATATATTATTTAAACAAAAATCTGTCAAGCGAATTTATTTCTACATTATTGTATTATTATTTTATTCTTACAAATCAAGATAAATTTTTATACTTAATAAAGTAATAATACTACTGCAGTTATAATTAAATTCTTTTTTTAATCAAAATCAATAATATTACTAAAGATTATTAATGTAAGCAGTTATAATTTATACATTTAAAATAAAATTATTATTAAATATATTTTTCATTATATTCATTATAAAAAACTATATAATCAAAGTACGGCTTTATTTATTTCATTAAATTTTTCTTTTAAAAGCATCATATAGTCATGATATTTATTTGCAAGATTATCATCAGGTTCTATGATTGTATTGCCAATCAAAGAATTTCTTATATCATCTAATGAAAATTTTTTCCCTAATAATAAAACAGCAGATACAGCAGCACCAAGAGAAGCACCTCCTGAAGGAAGTATTCTTATAGGGCATTTCCAAATATTTGCTATTATTTTTAATATTTCTTTATCCTTTGCAGGACCTCCTGTAACAGCAAGATCTTTTTTATGCGAAGAAGTAAATTGCTCAGAGTATAAAGCTACTAATCCCAAAGAACTTAATACTATTCCTTTATAATCATTATCAAAAGAAGGAGCTGAATGATATCTTTTTATAGGGAATGCTCTGCTTATAGGAACTGATTCATTTTCTTTCTGCCATAGAACAAGAGGCATATTATCAATATTTTTTTCTAGAGATTCTGTAATTTCTTTATAATCTCTAGTATATAATTTCATGACTTCATCCCATAATATAGCACCATTAGTTCGGCAGAATATCATAAAAGGATTTCCTATTCCATCATACATAGCATTTGATACTCCAGAATAATCTCTGCTGTTCTCATCAATATCAAGCATATAAACAAAACTAGTTCCTAATGATAATATATCTCCTTTATATAAAACCTTTGTTTGAGGATTATCACCGCTTCCTATACCAACTATACATTCGCTGTCAAATCCATATTTTTCTATAAAATATTCACTTATATATCCCGCAAAACTAGAAGGATCATTTATACTTCCTAATTTTTCTTTTAAATCATTTGATACAGTATTTAATAAAGTGTCATTCCATTCCCTTTTTGTATAATCCATTAAACTCATTCCTGATGCGTTTCCAAAATCTACAGGTATATTATCTTTTGCTGTTAATATTGATGCTATAAATGTATTTAATAAAAATATTTTGTATGTGTTTTTTGATAAGTCTTGATTATTATCAAAATTATATTTTATTACAGCACCTGTAAATCTAAGAGGAGAATTTGAGGCGGTTATTTTTATCATATTATCCTTTCCGCCTACTGCATTTCTCAATTCTTCAGCTTGTTTTTGAGTGCATGAAGTTCTCCATATAGGAGCATAATCATAGGAATATGAATCATTTAATATTTCAGCTAAACTATTATTTACAGATGATTTTTCTCTTAATTTTTCTATATTAGATTTATATTTTTCTGAAAGATAAACATGTCCATGCTGCTGAGCTGATATTTGTATTGCTTTTATATTTTTAGTATTGAATTGTTGTTTAAGCTGTAACAGAGCTTTATCTAATGCCGCTAAAAAAATATTTATATCCTGTTCAGCTTTTCCTTTTATATTTGAATCTATTAACAATGTATTTTTATTCATTTTTGAATATTTCATTTCTTCCAGTGAATTGAATGCTATAGAAATATTTAATTCATTTTTATAATTTTCACAGTTTATAATGCTTAAAGTGATACTTTGTGTACTTAAATCTATACCTAATGTATACATACTATTATCCTTAAAAATATTTATTAAATTATTTTATTAAAAAATATATATTAAAGATATAAAAAATATATATGAAAAAAATATTTTTTTTAATTGATTTTTATGTATTTTTGGTATTTATTAAAAACTATATATTGTTTAGAAATATTTTATATGTAATTTTGAACTGATATTTTATTATTTAAGCATATATTATTTTTTGGCATGTTCAAGCATTTCTTCAGCATGCTTTATACTTGCTTCTGTGATTTCTTTTCCTGTTATCATTCTTGCTATTTCATTGACTCTCATGTTATCATCAAGCTCTTCAATAGTTGAAGTAACAATATCATCGCCTTCATTCTTTGTAACTTTAAAATGATTATTAGCATATATTGCAATTTGAGCCAAGTGAGTAACGCTAAGAACCTGTTTTCTTTTTGATAATGCAGCTATTTTCTCTCCTATAACTTCTGCAATCCTTCCGCCTACTCCCACATCTATTTCATCAAATACACAAGTTTCGCAGTAATCGCCTAATGAAAGTACATTTTTTAATGAAAGCATTATCCTAGATATTTCACCTCCTGAAGCAATTTTTCTAAGAGGCTGGAACATACTTTGTTTATTTGGTGCTATTATAAATTCTATATTATCAATACCTGTAGAATTAGCCTTTATATTAGAACCGTCTATATTGAGTATACCATCATCATCTTCATCTAAAGTTATTTCAACATCAAATTTCGTAGATGACATACCTAAATCATTCATCTCATTTTCTATTGCTTTTATAAAATCTTCTTTTCTATTATGCCTTATATCAGATATTTCTTTTGCAAGTATAGAAG is a genomic window containing:
- a CDS encoding carboxymuconolactone decarboxylase family protein, with amino-acid sequence MARVKFMEYEEAQGKVKEAFDYQLKKSGSVTNMKKALLNDYATYEAFMGWYVSFDRLVEVVGKRAAMILAHSVSTTNGCMLCSLFFIRDLKAIGDDPKNLKLDEKEQLLSQLGMQMVKDPNGVTDELMNNLKKHFNDSEIVTIVGFAAQMMATNNFNAVLKIDLDESLIPIQGEFEKETWRAKNN
- a CDS encoding tetratricopeptide repeat protein; translated protein: MSYFEEGLQLFRETQFEKAAALFIKALEEDRNNSEIYNYLGITKQALGFYEEAINYYSKGIEIDENYAELYYNRANCESNLGLYEAAINDYDKVIELVPTHSKAYDDRGYAKGNLGYYEEAIKDIDKAIILDSNNIDAYIDRAFIKLMSKKYIEAIEDYKKVLELDDTEVYAYNGIGDAKRSIGLYEEAISYYNKVIEISNSNSSYAYNNRGACKIGLGLYNEAIIDINKALEIYDEYTDAYNNRGTAKYNLELYKEAIEDFDKAIELSPQYFYAYNNRGNSKSALGLYEDAIEDFNIAINIEPKYIDAYYNRAVAKNNMGLHNEAIKDYDIVIELDSNHINAYYNRALSYYNLSDYEEAIKNYDKVIELNPKSAEAYNNRGFAKYSIGLYEEALKDYDKAIEIDSNYEKAKNNKEEALKKLSK
- a CDS encoding polyprenol monophosphomannose synthase, whose translation is MKAIIVLPTYNEKDNIEKMLNKVLSLPEYIEILVVDDNSPDGTAGIVEKYLSNNRVHLLKREKKEGLGPAYIAGFKHSFQYNPDYVIEMDADFSHDPDFVIKFIERMENEKLDLLIGSRYCNGISVVNWPLRRLFLSYYGNRYASFVLGSKIMDITGGFKCFRVSVLKNMNFDNILSAGYSFQIEMNYSFESNGYKVEEEPIIFYERRSGQSKMSKNIIAEALFRVIRLRFRNKKKYFNTQSK
- a CDS encoding DUF4132 domain-containing protein, which codes for MEKFNSSLFSKRYEGYNLEKEICVINRGIVENDIYALDFLREANYTYNKDKEYFYSLYKILETSNNCGIYLILTAILLKNEDEKANLKIADKKIDLLMQKIYDSYYVKYNVVEHLGTPNSITVINDDIIYEDDKRYDLIKKFHVKKSAFGYFSALKPYTPYHIKRAPSNNDIEFIKKSILNNYRIYYILLLSDYSKKSKKLLNIILKTNSYKALTYLMLIRKEGFATTYQESLDYLTNLNVTLADIIISYIFFYSYNDRISYYDSFAVQIKNREFNSFFYSLIKKNSEYFESLFTNKNFVKRVTKNSKNFIPFLNELYSKEIDFGSSKILCSLLENKSASIRKSAIKIINRKKKESYEYLKSLDNDLARDILKRWKNKKIINSGFKDVDSIVNFVNKNYNKKFEKNLLCLDESLLYGVKSKNSNQTIPIIIIKYIYLEYSRLKAPTKIKDLDKIISYFDFNSFINVIKTIYDRWIFEGADTTYKYVMIPYLVYESDYKIEKVGYNLKEWCESGRISLANYAISTLAFNGSLYSLILIDYISNNFKYYQIKNTSKLAFKAAAKKLDISEDKLSDKIILDFGIDKEGKKLLKDDSCSFTLYINEKLDIDKIFDNKKKEYITKIDKSNNISKNLLDEFFSIKNNIKATYKFQASRLNKALMTGKKWSSDDWKKIFEENYIMSTLADIFIWTIYNKNDKILRQVKYDRKANTFYAIDNNEEIKLNKQYQLSLASPVEMTDEEIKKAKQILTDLKIKQPFNQMQNINFSFEDGDIKENIIVKYRNKEVKIKTFKNLSDSLDMELDYENSYIVGYKIIDSSISIGIKINLMGMDNAIDDNDIILFGDIVFYTIDNNNEIFSYKNIIDPRTSYVRYVKYIMFNIDNYIKKNVQKTTRTEKRNRRESDIK
- the rlmN gene encoding 23S rRNA (adenine(2503)-C(2))-methyltransferase RlmN, giving the protein MAKKISIMNVSEDELSKFCVENNFPKFHASQILNWIYKKYAVSFEEMSNIPKNLRNLLDEYYFIHNSKIETISEDEYGTQKLLISLYDKKKIESVILNKKDRVTFCLSSQVGCGYGCAFCATGSMGLSRNLTADEILAEFLLMRAVTKKVNSIVFMGMGEPLANTKNLFKAIDTINSFKGFNLGIRHITISTSGEVAGIKQLIERDLDCRLAVSLHSLKNDVRDKIMPINKRYPIENLMAILKRYSRNGKRMITFEWVLIKDVNDSVNDAYRLVNLKKEFPFKVNVIPMNPVEHAPELQRPNKDIILRFKSILKDNGIEVVERFKQGQEILAGCGQLAVKNM
- a CDS encoding FmdB family zinc ribbon protein, coding for MPTYEYKCEKCGHEFEEFQSITAEAKATCPECGSEAKRMISLNSGIIFKGKGFYVNDYKNKGGSSSSSGNSGSTPNKSC
- a CDS encoding xylulokinase, yielding MYTLGIDLSTQSITLSIINCENYKNELNISIAFNSLEEMKYSKMNKNTLLIDSNIKGKAEQDINIFLAALDKALLQLKQQFNTKNIKAIQISAQQHGHVYLSEKYKSNIEKLREKSSVNNSLAEILNDSYSYDYAPIWRTSCTQKQAEELRNAVGGKDNMIKITASNSPLRFTGAVIKYNFDNNQDLSKNTYKIFLLNTFIASILTAKDNIPVDFGNASGMSLMDYTKREWNDTLLNTVSNDLKEKLGSINDPSSFAGYISEYFIEKYGFDSECIVGIGSGDNPQTKVLYKGDILSLGTSFVYMLDIDENSRDYSGVSNAMYDGIGNPFMIFCRTNGAILWDEVMKLYTRDYKEITESLEKNIDNMPLVLWQKENESVPISRAFPIKRYHSAPSFDNDYKGIVLSSLGLVALYSEQFTSSHKKDLAVTGGPAKDKEILKIIANIWKCPIRILPSGGASLGAAVSAVLLLGKKFSLDDIRNSLIGNTIIEPDDNLANKYHDYMMLLKEKFNEINKAVL